The DNA segment ACCTGAAGCTCTCAAAAAAGTCAAATCATACGCCGGCTGGAACACCACAGGCAATACCATGGGCTCAGCTATCGCTCTGGCTATTGCCACCTGGTACAGTCGCCTTGGTGAAGGCTCGCCAGAAGCAATCACCTTACAACAAAAGCAATGCTTGTTTACTCGCCTCCTGGATGATTGGGCCTATCAGTCTAAAGTGCGCAAAATCCTCAATGGAGAGACAAGCACACAAAAACTGGCGGAGCAAATCTCGCCCTATGTTAAAACCATTAGTGCAGCTATCAATATTGAACCAAGGGTAAGATTGTCCTTTCCCTGGAGACGTGCATTCGAAATTGAAATTGGCTTTGAAGGAAACTGATATGGTCAAAACATTTGCCAGAAGTTCAAAACTGCTAAGCCTCCTGTTAGCGCCACTACTAGTAGTGGCACCAGCAATTGCCACCAACAGTGCTACAGCAAATGCTGCAGAGACCTGGGAAAAACTCGACAAACGTCTCAAAGGACAGGTCCTACATCTCAATGTCGGGCTCAAACTAAAAGTCAAAGATACTCTCTGGGCCAATCTTGCCGACCTATCACCCAAGCTCAAATTTCCCGTCTTTACCTCATCTACTCAAGACAAAGGCTACCGTGTCGTGGGCTTTGGTAGCTGCTTCCCGATTAAGACAACAGCTAAAGACAAGACTTATTTTGTCACCAACAAACACGTCGTCGATACAGCCGACAATCTAATCAAAGAATGCCAGCTCTTTTATGCCGCCATGAAACTCTACAGTGAACAAAGCGCAGGCTGGGGCGGAAGTGCCGACAAGCGCTTTAACGAAGTACTACAAATAGTCAATATCGCCGGCAAAAAAGACCGCAGCGAGTCAGAACTGGCTCAGTACAGACAAACTGTGGACGAAATCTGGGATACCTACGAAAAGCACTTATCATCACGAGTAGATCCCAAACGCACTCAATTTAACAAGTATCTCAGTCAAGCTGTAGTTAGCTATGAGCTTGGCTATTTTATGCATCCGCCCGGTCCAATCACCCAGCAACCGCTTGTGGCAAAGATCTACAAAGTAGCAAAAAATGACAGTGAGCCCGACCTGGCTGTACTTACCGTAGAAAAAACTGCGGTACTACCAATGGAGCTAGATATGGTGGTGCCCTCAGAAGGGCAAGAAATCCAGGTGATTGGCTATCCTATGGCAAGCGATCAGCTCGACTCGGACTCATCTAAATATTATGCACCAACTTTTACCACAGGCAGAATCAGCCGAGTCACACCAAAAGTATTGCAAGTCGATGCATCAATAACTACCGGTAATAGCGGTGGGCCAGTAGTCAATCAAAAGGGCAAAGTCGTGGGCGTGGTGGCGCGCAGGGCCTTATCCACCAGTGGTTCAGAGCTAACCAATTTTGGTGGCGCGGTGACAGCTTCGAGCATGCAGTCTTTTGTGCCTGAGCTATTTGGTATCAAATAACTATTTAGTGACTTGAGGCTTGCCTTTTGCTGCCGGGGCGTAATTATCTTCGTCTGGTGAGCCCATCATTAGATCAAATTCGCTGCCGACAGTTTTATAGCCTGCTGGTGGATCAAACACAGTTAGCGGTACCTTTTCTTTTTTGATTGATAAGGTCTCAAAGGCTGGCTTATAGTCTTTGTAAGATCCCGCTCTAAGCACACTGGCTTTGAGCACCATGCCTTTGTTTACGTCTACACGGGTAAGCTGCTTCATCACCTCAGTGACCTGCTTGGGAGCTGGGAAACTATCACTGATCCAGACATAGCCCATCGGATTGGGATTGACTGGTCTGCCTGGTTTTGCCCCTTTAACCTGGGGCTTTTGAACTTTTACCACTGGCGTCCACCAATACAGGCTTATAAAAAGCCACTTTGCGACATTTAAATCCGGCAATGGTCTCACTTTCACCGGTAGGCTTCATTTTAAATTCGCTGATTGTCTTCTTTTTATTGTTACCAGGCATGCGAATCAAATTCTCTTTCCAGTCGCTATAGTCCCTGGTGACAATCATTTTGCTCTCTGGATTGAAGGCAACGCTGGACCACTTGGGTGCTTTGGCAATCCAGTGGATACTCATTTTGTCTATTTCCATGCGCATGGCATCATGACTGATGCGCATCAGCATGGGACCAAACTCACTGACCTGGCAGAGAGTAAGACAATCCACAGTCGGTCCACCCTTACCGGTCTTGGTCTCAGCCTGTGCCAGTGGCGCAGATGACAATGCCAGGAGCAAAGTCAAAAGTGCTGGGGCAAAGTTGTTTTTGAGACGAGACATCAAGGTAACTCCATAGGCGGTGGCTCAAAAGACCAGATCGTATAAATGTGCTTATCAGGCTTATCAGAGGCTGTTTGAATTAGTCGTATAACATCAGGCAGAGACTCTACGACATCATCACTGAGCAACTCAATTACATCGTCCTCTCGTTTAGCAGTGCTTATGATTGTATCTGGTTTTGCCAGGGTGGAGTCATAAATTACAGTGAGCGGCGGCTCAGTCAGGTCGAGCATGCCTGCAAATACCACACCATTTAAATTGCGCAGTCTAAACTCGATTACTGGTATGCGGCAGCCGCAATTGAGATGGTGATAAACAGCTTTGAGTATATGCAACTTTTGCACTTGCCCCTCTCCCACCACCATAGGCAAAAGCGCCAGGGTATGGGCAAAAGAGTCTTTATAGCGCTTAGTAGTTTTGATACCACCGCTTGCGATATGCTCAGCAGGCACATAAGTCTTGATATAGTCGAGGGCACCCTGATGGTCTTTAGCTTTGAGCCTGTTGCCAATCAAAGAGAGGATATAACGGCTACTAGTCGGAGCAATTTTAAGAGCAGTCAGATAGGAGCTCTGTCCGAGATCGTCTCGGCCAACTCGCTCAAAAGCTCTGGCCAAATCATAAAAGAGATTGTCATCGTTAGCAAAATTAGTCTGACAGATAGTCAGTAGTTCGCTTTGCTTTGTCTCACTAATGCGCCCTTGCGGCAGGGCGGCAATGAGCACAGCCAGCTCTTTGTCCCTAAGCTCACTACTAACCACTGACTCCACAAGGGCACTGGCAACATTTCCTTGCAGATGCAAAAGACATTTGACATATAAAGACCTGGTGCGTGCGTCATCTGGACAGAGTGCGAGCAGTCGATTAAAAACTACAGCCGCTTCTTTGTACTGGCGCAAAACAATCATGGTAGTGCCGATGCTAGTCCACTTGGAGCTATCCTGCCCGGGTGTAGCACTGGCGCTCTTTAGCTCACGCTCAGCAATTTGCTTGCCATCGGCACCGTCCACCCCAAGACATTGAGCGATGCCTACATGCGGGCGCCAATCAGTGGGATCTATATTGATTGCCTGACGATACTGCTCGACTGCTTCAGCTCTTTGACCGTTGCGCTGGAGCAATATGCCCAGATTGGTATGACAAAGAGCACTGCCGCCTTTGAGTTTAACTGCTAGCTTGGCTGCCGGCAGGCTGTAGACAAGAGGCTTAACGTGACTGTAGAGATAAGCGCGGTAGGCGTGCACCAGATAATCTCTGGAGTCAGTAAGCTTGTCGAGAGCATCAAGAGCATCTTGATAGCGGCCCTGCCTGACAAGTTGGTCTATTTGATTTTTACTCTCGCCCTTTAAAACACTTGTGCTTGCCGCGGCAGTAGCTAGACGTTTGCTATCGACGGCCTCAGTACTGGCGCTTGCTGCAAACGCAAAAAGCGCCAGACAAGGCGCTATCAGGAGACTGAGTCTCAACTGCATCAATATCACCTAATACCTGAGTTGACCGTTATTAGTCTAACAGTCAGTACTGTCCCTCGGACAGATAGGCTGATTTAAGAGCTTTGTAGGCGACAAATCCATAAACAAGAAAGAGCAGAATAAAGCCCACAAAGTAGAACTTAAAACTAAATCGAAGCAATGGGCGGACCAAAAAATCGATTAACAAAAAGCCAGTTGCAGCGCCCATATTAATTCTCTGCCTCGACGGCTACAAAGGGGAATTTCTCAATGAGAGCAATATCCTAGCGCTTGCCACTGATAATAAGTGACACCCAAAGTTAAAATTTTGCGCTTGACTACTTGATTTAACCTAGTTGTTACGGCAACTCTTAACATCAAAAATAACGGTAAAATCAGAGACTATATAAATGGGATTAAAGAGGATTAGAAGTGTCAGACAAGTCGCAAGGCAGAGCAAAAGCCAAAAGTCACTATGCTAGCGCCAGTTTGCTGGCCTGTACCCTTGCCACCTCAGCAGTTCTGACTGGTTGCATCACAACAAGCAGCACAACCCTGCCGTCAGAGCCGACAGCAAAACCAGCCAACAATCCAGACAATCCAATCCAGCAGTGCAACTCCGCTAACCCCGGACCTTATAAAGAGAGCACCATAGGTGATGCTCAGGTCATGCTCAGCCGTTATCCACTGGGAGAGTTTGGTGGCACACTCAAACGCTCACTGGTGATGGCCGATCCTAAGACTTTTAACTATTGGGAGGCGGCCGATACTGTCTCTCGAGAGCTAGGCAACTTGATGTTTGCCAGCCTGCTTGAGACAGATCCTTACACAGGAGAAATCGTACCGGGACTGGCAGAGAGTTATACAGTATCACCGGATAACCTGACCTATACAGTGACTCTGCGCAAAGGGCTCAAATGGTCTGATGGTAAGCCGATTACCAGTGCTGACGTAGTCTATACCTGGAATACTTTGATCAAAGATGGCTTTGGTAATAGCAGTTTGCGTGATGTCACACAAGTGGACGGTAAATCACCTGAAGTCAAAGCTGTCGACGATTTAACAGTCACATTTAAAACAGCCAAACCATTTGCTCCCTTTATCCGTGTGCTTGGTTTACCACTTGCTCCCAAGCACATTGTCGAGCCAGTGACGAGCCAAAAGGACGGACAAAAAGCCTTTCACGGCTTGTGGGGTGTCAACTCCAAGCCCAAATCATTTGTCACCAGCGGTCCTTTTACACTGGAGCAATATACGCCCAGTCAGAGAGTAGAGTTTAAGCGCACAAAAAACTACTATCTATTTAACGAGCAAAATAAAGCTCTGCCATATCTAGAGCATCTGTCCTATCAAGTGGTGCCTGACGTCAATACCAATTTGCTCAAGTTTAAAGGCAAAGAGATTGACATGACCACAGTGCGCTGTCGTGATGCCGGAGACCTGGCAAGAGAAGCCAAGGCTGGCAACTTCAAACTCTATGATTTTGGACCGAGCTTTGGCAGCACTTTTATCTGCTTTAACTTAAATCAGCGCAAAGACAAAAACAACAAACCCTATGTCGATCCAATCAAATCAGCCTGGTTTAACGATGTTAATTTTAGACAGGCTATTAATCACGGCATCAATCGTGACAATATCGTAGCTAACTATTTTAAGGGTCTGGGACTACCGGCATTTACAGCAGAGACCCCGGACGCACCATTTAGAAATACCGAACTCAAGCCCTTTGCCCGGGATATAAACTACTCCAAAGAACTCCTCAAAAAATCAGGCTTTACCTGGGATAAAGACGGCAAATTACACGACAAAAATGGCAACAAAGTTGAGTTTGATTTGCTCACCAGTGCCGGTGGCACGTTCTATTCCTTTGTCGGCACAGCCTTTAGAACAGATATGGCCGACCTCGGTATCAAGGTCAACTTTTCTGAAATCAACGGCAATACACTAAACGACAAAGTGATGACAGCGCTGGACTGGCAAGCAATACTCTTTAGTCTGTCGGGAGATCCGACAGAACCCAATGACTCAGCCAATGTCTACAAATCCAAGAGTCGCCTGCACATCTTTGACCAGAGACTGGCAGACGAAAAAAACGTCACAGTGGCAAATGATGTAAGACCCTGGGAAGCGGAGATAGACAAGTTAATGGAAGAAGGAGCACAAACCTTAGACAAAGCAGAGCGCAAAAAAATATATGGACGAGTACAAGCAATACTATTTGAGCAGGCACCGTTTATTTATTTGGCTGCACCTAAAACAATTGTCGGTGTGCGCAATACAGTTAAAAACTTTTATCCCACACCTTTGTCACAGCCAAATATCGGTCTGCACAATTTGCCAGAAGTTTGGGTCAAATAAATGCGCCTGGAACTTGTCAGACCTTTGATTGCCCTGAGCGCCATAGCACTCTTAGCTGGCTGTGCCGAAAAGCCCGGAGCCAGTGTGCGCATGGAGGCGGCTCCGCCTTCGGCAAAAGCTGTGGAGAGCGCTAAAAGTTCGCAAGATGAAGCAGTCAAATTTTTGTTTGATAATCCTGGCCCGTACAAGCTAGTCACCGACAAAGATGGCAATGAGCTCTGGCAAGCCCGCGGTGAGACCGGTAAATTTGGTGGCACACTAAAGCTAATCAGCTTTGGAGCTGGTCCTAAAACTTTTAACGCCTGGGATGCAAGCGATGTCGATAGCCACGGCATCGGCATGATCCAAAACGATAGTTTGGTCGATATCGATCCCTGGACTGGACGCCCCATCCCCAAGCTCTGCAAATCAGTGGATGTGAGCAAAGACGGTAAAGTAGTTACCTTTGTCTTGCGCAAAGGACTAAAATGGTCCGATGGTAAGCCAATTACAGCCGATGACGTCGTCTTTACTTTTGGCACAATCATCAAAGATGGCTTTGGCGAAGGCAGCAACAAAGATACTATCTCTGTGCCAGAAGACTATCCGTTAATAAAAAAAGTGGACGAGCTAACCACTCAGTTTGTTTTCAAAAAACCATTCTCACCACTATTACCCAATATCAATGCCTGTATGCTGGCTCCCAAACACATTTTTGAGCCAGTGGTCAAAAAAGGTCATGACGCTTTTAGACCCTTTTGGAATGTCAACGCTAACTTAAAAGGCATGGTTGGCTCAGGTCCTTTTATCCTCTCCGAATATGTGCCGGGTCAAAGAGTAGAGTTTAAACGCAATCCTTACTATCACATGGTCGACAAAGAAGGGCGCAAACTGCCCTATCTCGACAAAATAGTAATTGCCATAGTGCCAGATCAGGGCACCATGGTGATGAAGTTTGAAGGCGGCGAAGTGGACTTGCTCGATGTCAGAGAAGTACGAGGCATGGATGCAGCCAGACTGAGAAAGCAAGAGAGCGAAGGCAACTTTACTCTGCGCTCACTTGGTCCAGATGATGGCACTGTCTTTTTGATGTTTAATATGGCTCAACGCAAAAATCCTGCCACAGGTAAATACTACGTCGACCCCATTAAACAACGCTGGTTTAACAACCTCAACTTTAGACAGGCTGTGAGCTGTGCTCTCGATAGACAGAGTGTGGTCAACAACATCCTCAAAGGGGTTGGCTACAGTCTATCTACCTGTCAAACCTCAGCCGGTGTTTATCACAATAAGAGCCTCGCTCCGATAGTGTGCGACCTCAAAAAATCTGAGCAGCTATTAAAAGATGGTGGTTTTGTCAAAAAAGACGGCTCGCTCTATGACGACCAGGGCAACAAAGTAGAGTTTGAGCTTTTGACCAATGCCGGTAACAATATCAGGGACGCTGTCTGTATCCACATAAAAGAACAACTAAAAAAACTTGGCATCAAAGTCAACTATCAACCAGTTGAATTTAACGCCATGATCAATCGTACTCACACCTCGCTTGACTGGCAGGCCATGATGCTGGGGTTATCTGGCAGTAGACTGGAGCCGTATTCTGGGGCTAATGTCTGGAAATCGGACGGACGAATGCACGAATTTGACACACGTCTACCAGGCAAAGATGACAAAGTGGTGGTCACTGATGCCAGACCCTGGGAAAAAGAAATCGACCAATGTCTTGATACCGCCGCTGGTAGCTTTGACGAAAGTATAAGAAGAGCCAATTACGAAAAAGCCGAAGCTATTGCTTACGAACAACAGCCCTTTATCTATATCTACACAACCATGTTATTAACAGCAGCGCGCAATAATATCGGCAACTACAAGCCAACTCATTACGGTATTTATTACACGCCAAAAGGCACTTTGCACAATTTGGAAGAAATCTACTTGAAAGACGTAAAGGCTAAATAATGTCCTTACCAATCTACATACTAAAGAGATGTTTGCAGGCTGTGCCACTGCTTTTTATGATTAGTATAATGGCATTTACACTGCTCAAAATCGCCCCTATCGATCCACTGGCCAGTATGCGCGCCAATCCATCTGTGTCGCAAGCAGCTATCAAGGCTGAAGAAGAACGCCTTGGTCTCAATAAGCCGGCACCAGTGCAATACATGATTTGGGCCAGTAGTGCCATAACAGGCAATCTAGGAATGTGCACAGCAGGAGATCCAGTTTTAAACAGACTGGCAGCTCATGCTGGCAATACACTGATGCTCAATATAATCTCGCTTATCTGCACCTGGGCTATTGCCCTGCCGGCGGGCATCTATGCCGCTATCCACCGGGGCAAGATTGTCGACAAAATCTTTGGCGTACTGGCCGCTATGGGTATGTCAATGCCCACATTTTTGCTCAGTTTTTTGCTTTTGATGGTGGCTCTCGCCACAGGACTATTTCCTATAGGTGGTCTCACCAGTGCCAACTATAACGAGCTAGATGACTGGCACAAAGTGCTCGACATGGCGCACCATCTAATCATACCGGTGACTGTACTGACTTGTGTATCAATGGCCGGCATCCAGAGACAGGTGCGCTCCAACCTACTCGATGTACTGCGCGCTGACTATGTGCGCACAGCTAGAGCCAAAGGTCTGCCCGAAAACACCGTGATATACAAGCACGCTCTGCGCAATGCCATTAACCCGCTGATTACATTACTCGGTTTTGAATTTGCCGGACTACTCAGTGGTGCCGCTTTGACCGAGATGGTCCTGGCCTATCCTGGACTGGGCAGACTGACCCTTGAGGGTATGCTGACAAAAGACATGAACCTGGTTATGGCATCGATGATGCTTGGGGCAATCATGCTAATTGCAGGCAATCTATTTGCCGATATCCTTTTAAAAATTACTGACCCACGCATTACAACAGATTAGTTAAAACGGACCCAAAATGGCAGCCACAGCGACCCCGCAAGTTACATCAACAAGAGTCAGTCAGCGTACAGTGATACAAGGCTTATTGCGTGACCGCGTGGCCTTTAGCGCTCTCATCGTGCTGGCTATACTTTATCTATCTGCTGCTTTTGCTGACTTATTAACACCATACAGTATGGAGTTTAACGATCCTACTTATGGCAATGCCCCAGCTGCTATTATCCACTGGCAGGACGACCAGGGCAGACCGGCGGCACCTTATGTCTACCAGGTTAGACAAGAAAACGACCCGGCTACATTTCGCCAGACTTTTAGAGAATTGACCGAGGTCAAATACCCAGTTAAATTACTGGTACACGCCGAAAGCTATAAATTGCTCGGTCTTATCCCTATGGATTTGCATTTATTTGGTGTGGACGCACCAGCCCGTATAAACTTACTTGGCGCTGACATGAATGGTCGCGATAATTTTAGTAGGCTCTTTTTTGGCGCACAAAAGAGTTTGACTATTGGCTTTTTGGGCTTACTTATAGCCTTTCCGATTGGCATTGTCTATGGTGGCATCTCAGGCTATTTGGGCGGCTGGGCCGACAATCTGATGATGCGCTTTGCCGAAGCTGTGATGTCTATTCCCAGCCTCTATCTATTGATTGGACTGGCAGCGGTGCTGCCCCTGGGTATGTCCAGCTCAGAGCGTTTTGCCCTGATTACAGTGATACTTTCTTTTATTAGTTGGCCTGGACTAGCCAGAGTAATACGAGGCATGGTGCTATCTATACGCGAAGAAGAATTTGTCCAGGCGGCCAAATCACTAGGTATGCCAGAGCTACAAAACATCATCAAACACGTCATCCCGCAAACAGCTAGCTATGTCATCATCGCCGCCACCATGCAAGTGCCCAGCTTTATTCTGGCAGAGAGCGGTTTGTCTCTGATTGGACTGGGCATCCAGCAACCTGATGCCAGCTGGGGCAATATGCTCAAATTTGCTATGGACCAGCCCAATGAGCTACTGGCTCAGCCCTGGCTGATTGCCCCTGGCGTCCTTATCTTTATCACTATTCTTTGCTACAACTGTGTGGGCGACGTGCTGCGCGACGTACTCGATCCCAAGCTAGCAGGTGGTCGCTAATGTCACCCACACTAATCGCTCTCAACCTCTTGGTAGTTGTGCTGGCGCTGGCTCTCACAGTTATTTGTTTGCGTCATATCAAGGGCCGCGGCGCTTATCTATGTGATGACTGCCGCTTTAACGATCCTGTCTCCTGTCTCAAAAGCGAAAGACCGGAAGCAGTTAGCTGTACTAGCTACAGACAAATTGAAACAGTAAGCAAGTCACAGTAAGTTATTGCATCTGGCTTAAGGACTTACCTGCAATCACCCGACCAGGCTTGAGGGACTGTGCCAGAGTCTTATCTGAGGCAATAGCGCTGGCAATTGAGCGGGCCAGTTTGCCACCACCAGTAGCATTGAGGTGGACGGTGTCGCAAAAGTCGTTATTGTCATAGCCAGGATCGGCGATTAAATCCAAAAACTTTGCCCCGGCAGGCTTTAGAGCTGCTTGCAAATCAGCTTTGTAACGCTGCCAAAAGCTCTCTGGCAAGATATCACGATTACTAGCAGTAAGTGGCATACCGACCACAAGAACACGGGCACCAGAGCGCC comes from the Candidatus Obscuribacter sp. genome and includes:
- a CDS encoding trypsin-like peptidase domain-containing protein; this encodes MVKTFARSSKLLSLLLAPLLVVAPAIATNSATANAAETWEKLDKRLKGQVLHLNVGLKLKVKDTLWANLADLSPKLKFPVFTSSTQDKGYRVVGFGSCFPIKTTAKDKTYFVTNKHVVDTADNLIKECQLFYAAMKLYSEQSAGWGGSADKRFNEVLQIVNIAGKKDRSESELAQYRQTVDEIWDTYEKHLSSRVDPKRTQFNKYLSQAVVSYELGYFMHPPGPITQQPLVAKIYKVAKNDSEPDLAVLTVEKTAVLPMELDMVVPSEGQEIQVIGYPMASDQLDSDSSKYYAPTFTTGRISRVTPKVLQVDASITTGNSGGPVVNQKGKVVGVVARRALSTSGSELTNFGGAVTASSMQSFVPELFGIK
- a CDS encoding tetratricopeptide repeat protein; the encoded protein is MQLRLSLLIAPCLALFAFAASASTEAVDSKRLATAAASTSVLKGESKNQIDQLVRQGRYQDALDALDKLTDSRDYLVHAYRAYLYSHVKPLVYSLPAAKLAVKLKGGSALCHTNLGILLQRNGQRAEAVEQYRQAINIDPTDWRPHVGIAQCLGVDGADGKQIAERELKSASATPGQDSSKWTSIGTTMIVLRQYKEAAVVFNRLLALCPDDARTRSLYVKCLLHLQGNVASALVESVVSSELRDKELAVLIAALPQGRISETKQSELLTICQTNFANDDNLFYDLARAFERVGRDDLGQSSYLTALKIAPTSSRYILSLIGNRLKAKDHQGALDYIKTYVPAEHIASGGIKTTKRYKDSFAHTLALLPMVVGEGQVQKLHILKAVYHHLNCGCRIPVIEFRLRNLNGVVFAGMLDLTEPPLTVIYDSTLAKPDTIISTAKREDDVIELLSDDVVESLPDVIRLIQTASDKPDKHIYTIWSFEPPPMELP
- a CDS encoding ABC transporter substrate-binding protein, with product MRLELVRPLIALSAIALLAGCAEKPGASVRMEAAPPSAKAVESAKSSQDEAVKFLFDNPGPYKLVTDKDGNELWQARGETGKFGGTLKLISFGAGPKTFNAWDASDVDSHGIGMIQNDSLVDIDPWTGRPIPKLCKSVDVSKDGKVVTFVLRKGLKWSDGKPITADDVVFTFGTIIKDGFGEGSNKDTISVPEDYPLIKKVDELTTQFVFKKPFSPLLPNINACMLAPKHIFEPVVKKGHDAFRPFWNVNANLKGMVGSGPFILSEYVPGQRVEFKRNPYYHMVDKEGRKLPYLDKIVIAIVPDQGTMVMKFEGGEVDLLDVREVRGMDAARLRKQESEGNFTLRSLGPDDGTVFLMFNMAQRKNPATGKYYVDPIKQRWFNNLNFRQAVSCALDRQSVVNNILKGVGYSLSTCQTSAGVYHNKSLAPIVCDLKKSEQLLKDGGFVKKDGSLYDDQGNKVEFELLTNAGNNIRDAVCIHIKEQLKKLGIKVNYQPVEFNAMINRTHTSLDWQAMMLGLSGSRLEPYSGANVWKSDGRMHEFDTRLPGKDDKVVVTDARPWEKEIDQCLDTAAGSFDESIRRANYEKAEAIAYEQQPFIYIYTTMLLTAARNNIGNYKPTHYGIYYTPKGTLHNLEEIYLKDVKAK
- a CDS encoding ABC transporter permease; amino-acid sequence: MSLPIYILKRCLQAVPLLFMISIMAFTLLKIAPIDPLASMRANPSVSQAAIKAEEERLGLNKPAPVQYMIWASSAITGNLGMCTAGDPVLNRLAAHAGNTLMLNIISLICTWAIALPAGIYAAIHRGKIVDKIFGVLAAMGMSMPTFLLSFLLLMVALATGLFPIGGLTSANYNELDDWHKVLDMAHHLIIPVTVLTCVSMAGIQRQVRSNLLDVLRADYVRTARAKGLPENTVIYKHALRNAINPLITLLGFEFAGLLSGAALTEMVLAYPGLGRLTLEGMLTKDMNLVMASMMLGAIMLIAGNLFADILLKITDPRITTD
- a CDS encoding ABC transporter permease is translated as MAATATPQVTSTRVSQRTVIQGLLRDRVAFSALIVLAILYLSAAFADLLTPYSMEFNDPTYGNAPAAIIHWQDDQGRPAAPYVYQVRQENDPATFRQTFRELTEVKYPVKLLVHAESYKLLGLIPMDLHLFGVDAPARINLLGADMNGRDNFSRLFFGAQKSLTIGFLGLLIAFPIGIVYGGISGYLGGWADNLMMRFAEAVMSIPSLYLLIGLAAVLPLGMSSSERFALITVILSFISWPGLARVIRGMVLSIREEEFVQAAKSLGMPELQNIIKHVIPQTASYVIIAATMQVPSFILAESGLSLIGLGIQQPDASWGNMLKFAMDQPNELLAQPWLIAPGVLIFITILCYNCVGDVLRDVLDPKLAGGR